ACCGGTATGTGGGATACTACGACCTACCAATATCATCCCGAAACTGGGACCTATCAGCCAGTTACCACTTCGACTCCAGTAAGTCCAACTTCTACCTCCGGAAACAGTGGTGGGGTGACCTCAGGTGGTAGCCCAGATCTGATGAGTGCTCTAGCCCAGCTCCTTGGACTGCCGGGTGATCCAAGTATTTCCGGTACTGGGCCAAATTCCAATAATTCAATTGTCTCTACCACGCATACTAACGGCTTCTTTGATCTATTCAGCCGAGCAGCCATTACTAATAACCTGAATTCTCAAGCTAGCACCGGTAATGCCTCGGTCAATGGCAACACTGCGGCTGGTAGCGCCACGACCGGGGCTGCCACCGTCATATCCAACCTCTTTAATTTACTTAATTCAGCTTGGTCTTGGGCCAGCGGTGGCTTGAGCTCGTTTGTTGCCAACTTATTTGGCAATCAATCCGGCGATGTCTTGATTCATCCTACGACAGTTACAGGTGGTGGTGGCATTTTGGGGTCGCTGCCGGGCCTAATTGCAACCAATAGCTCAACCGGGCCTAATTCGGCCAATACCATCACTAGTGGGTTGGGCAACGACATTACCGTCAGTGCTCAGTCCAGTGGGGCGATCGACAATAACTTGAATCTCTTAGCCACCAGCGGTAACGCTGACGTCAGCGGAAATACTAGTGCTGGTAACGCTACAACCGGGCCGGCCAGTGTTGATGCCAACATTCTCAATCTAATCAATTCGGCTATTGGCGCCGGCCAATCATTCTTTGGCGTCGTCAACATCTTCGGTAACTTAACCGGTAATATCTTATTCCCGCAGGGCTTCCTGGACTCAGTTGCAGCGGCCAATACTGCTCAAAGTCCCACTACCTCGGCGAGTAATAGCGGGACGGGTCCAAACTCCCTCAACCAAATTGATTCCACGACCAATAACAACCTAGCTGTTACAACCGGTGACCAAACTGCTATCAATAACAACATTAACGCGGGGGCTCAATCTGGCAGCGCCCAAGTTTCAAACAATACCTCGGCTGGCAGTGCCACCACTGGCAACGCTAGTACAAATACTAATGTTTTTAACTTTGCCGGACAGCTAGCAAGCGATAATGCCGTGCTAGTGTTGGTCAACGTTCTCGGTCATTGGGTTGGTGCCATCCTCAATTTGCCTCAAACTGGTGGATCTCAGGCAGCCCTTTTGACGGGCGGAGCAACCACTCTAACCAATCAAAACACCGGGCCAAATTCGCTTAATCAAATCACCGATAGCTCAACCAATAACCTGAACTTGAGTTCTCAAAACACTTCCGGCATCAATAACAATATTAATGCTGGGGCTATCAGCGGTAATGCTAGCGTTACGGATAACACCCGAGCCGGCGATGCCACTAGCGGTAATGCTAACGTAGCAGTAGATGTGGCTAACTTTGTCGGCTCGAGCCTAAATATCAACCATTGGTTTGGGGTTTTGATGATCAATGTCTTTGGCGATTGGTTTGGTAGCGTCTCAACAGCTACCACTTCAGTTGCTGCCGTAAATACTGCCACAATTCAGGCTAACCAAACGGCCAATTCAAACTCATCCAAAACCGGCGGTTCAACGGCAGTCGGTGGTGGGGTAAATAGCAATCAAGCTCAAGTTAGCCAAACTGCTTCACCGGCACCGAGGGCTTTAGCCGCTGCGGCTAAAGTTTTAGGGACCGAGCAAAACTCAGCTGCTGCTAAACAAAACCACCGCATTATGTACTTAGCTTTGATTAGCGCCTTCCTAATGCTTAGCGCTGGTATGCTAGCTAGCCTCGAGCGCAAAATAGGCCAATAGAATTTGCTTTGCTACAATAGATACGCAAACCAAGGCCGCTTGATGGAGTGGCCAGCTATAAATTATGTCATCTCTGAATAATCCCTACATTTTCGTACCGTTTGCGACCTGGGCCATTGCTCAAGTTGCCAAGTTTTTGCTAGCCGCGATCAGGCATCACAATCGCTATGATTGGCGCTATCTGTATGCTTCCGGAGGAATGCCTAGCGCCCATTCGGCAGTGGTTTCGGCACTAGCAGTCACGGCCTTGGTTCGAAACGGCTTTAGAAGTCCAATTTTTGGATTTTCCATAGTCTTTGCCGCCATAGTCATGTACGACTCATTTGGTGTGCGCCGAGCTGCTGGTGAACAAGCCGCGGCTATTAATGCTATTCTGGACACCCTTAAACGCGATAAGGTTGGTCTGGCTCAAGGCCGCTTGCGCGAAATTTTGGGTCACAAACCGCTCGAAGTTACAGTTGGGGCACTGACTGGCATTTTTTTGGGCTTGATCTTAAACATTAATGCTCTTTCAACCCAAGTTGATTGGCTGACTGCCTTTCCCACCAAACCCCAAGCTGATGCTTATATGGTTTTCGGTGCCATCTTAATTATCGGAACCGTCATCGCGGCTTGGTGGCTGCGCCGCCGTCATCGGGGTTCCAAAATTGTTCGAAGTTTTTGCAAGCAGTTAAGACTGATGGGATTAGTAATTGGTGGGCTAGCGCTGATTTTGGGTTTTGCGGGTTCCCAACAAGCCCTCTACCTGGGTTGGCGACTGTGGTTTGGCTTAAATATGCTGGTTCTAGGCGTCTGGGCCATAACGCTAACCAGCCTTTATTGGAATCGCCTGCCGCAGCAGCTGCGGGCCGAGCGAGAACAAGCACGGATTGATGGTTGGCTGCCCAAAGGCAAACGTAAGCGCCGCAAAAGATAACCAAATGAGGGCTGGTACCATAAGCAGTTTCAACCTATACTAGGGGTGGTATGGGGCTAATGCCCAAACCAGAATTATCTATGGATCAGAAACAATTTAGTCGTATGCCAGCTCGCAAGAGGTACCCCTTCCAGGCCTATATGGCGCTTGTGTTAGTGGCGCTTATCACCGTCGGCGGCTATGTTTACTTCCGGGGCACGAAGGCATCGGGCGCTTTTGTTGGCGTTGCCAGCCCACAGAGCGGTGCCGGCAGTTGGACGGTTGATACCGGTGGCTGTGTGACCGGTCATAACATCGCAAAATCTGGCGATGTTTGTGGCCAGGCCTTAAACGGCCAAATTACTGGCATGGCGGCTTATTCTGGTAACAATAGTGGCTATTGGTTGGCGGGTACCGATGGTGGAGTCTTTGCCTTTGGTGGGGCGCCGTTCCATGGTTCGATGGCTGGGCAACATTTAAATGCTCCGATCACCGCCATTGCCTCACAAACTGCTGGTGGCAGCGGCTATTGGTTACTTGGTTCAGACGGTGGCATCTTTGCTTTTGGGGCAACTTTTTATGGTAGTGATGTGGGCAAGGGTAATGATTTTGTGGCTATTACATCAACCCCCTCTGGCCATGGCTACTGGACGGTTCGCGCCAGCGGTCAAGTTTACGCCCATGGCGATGCCAGCGGTTCTAATAACCCCGGTGCTACCGTGGCTGGCATCAGCGGCAGTTACTCCGGAGGCAATGGCTATTGGGTGCTCAAAACCAACGGCGTATTGTCCCATGTCGGGGCCGGCGGCAACATCGCCAGCCTGTCCGGCAGTTTCGTAGCCATTACTAGATACGGCAACAATGCCGCTAATTGTATTGTGGCTTTAACCAGTGGTGGAACGCCGCTACCGCGTTGCCCCACGCCCACAGCTGCTCTCAGTGCCAGCCCGACCAGCGTCTCCTCGGGCAGCTCATCGACTCTAAATTGGACTAGTAGCTTAGCC
The nucleotide sequence above comes from Candidatus Saccharimonadales bacterium. Encoded proteins:
- a CDS encoding divergent PAP2 family protein, with the translated sequence MSSLNNPYIFVPFATWAIAQVAKFLLAAIRHHNRYDWRYLYASGGMPSAHSAVVSALAVTALVRNGFRSPIFGFSIVFAAIVMYDSFGVRRAAGEQAAAINAILDTLKRDKVGLAQGRLREILGHKPLEVTVGALTGIFLGLILNINALSTQVDWLTAFPTKPQADAYMVFGAILIIGTVIAAWWLRRRHRGSKIVRSFCKQLRLMGLVIGGLALILGFAGSQQALYLGWRLWFGLNMLVLGVWAITLTSLYWNRLPQQLRAEREQARIDGWLPKGKRKRRKR